The genomic DNA GGCCTTCCTTTGACGATGAACTTTAGTGGCCAATAAGGTCGGCAATCCTGAGAAGATCGTCCTGGCCAGCGAATTCGATGATAATTTTCCCCTTTGTGCGGCCCTCTGAGATTGTCACCCTCGTGTCGTAAAGATCTTGAAGTTTGGCAACAACCTGTTCTCCTAGAGGCGAGGTCGTCTTATGAATACGGGCACGCTGAGGTTGCGGCTTCTTGATCTTGCCTAAACGAACAAGCTCTTCGGTTGTCCTCACCGACAGACCTTCCGAAACGATTCTGTCTGCAAGGCGCTCCATGTCTTCAGCTGACTCAAGTGAAAGCAATGCTCGGGCGTGTCCCGCCGAAATGACCTGAGCGGCGACCTTTGTCTGAACTTTAGGCGGCAGTTTGAGGAGTCTCAGTGTGTTGGCAATCTGTGGACGCGACCGCGCAATGCGCTTCGATAGCTCTTCCTGTGTGGCCCCGAAGTCGGCCATGAGCTGCGCATATGCCGAGGCCTCTTCCAGGGGATTCAGTTGTGCACGATGAAGGTTTTCAAGGAGTGCGTCCCGGAGAAGATGATCATCCTCAGTCTGTCGAACAATCGCCGGGATTGTTTCCCGACCCGCAAGGCTTGAAGCACGTAGGCGACGCTCACCCATAATGAGCTCGAATCGGGCGCCCGGATATTCATCGAGTTTTTCCTCGGGTACCGATCCCGGAAGAACTGGTCGAACGATCACGGGTTGCAAAACGCCCACTTCGCGGATCGATGCCGAGAGTTCCTCGAGGTCCTCCTCGTCAAACACGGAACGCGGCTGCTTCGTATTTGGCATGATCTGATCAATGGGAATTTCGGCATACGCGGCTCCCGGAACCGGCACCAACTCTGGCGTATCAGCCGTTGTTTTCCCGGTGTTTCCGCTCGTTTCCGCGGAGTGGCTCGGTGTCGTATC from Schaalia sp. ZJ405 includes the following:
- a CDS encoding ParB/RepB/Spo0J family partition protein, with the protein product MAAQKNSSEAQSPKTHSRHSALGRGLGALIPTAVTDNTSQSGDATRDPLDVFFPNSSSSASHGRRRGGSARDLLVPKPRAARSGSSPIAEDDAPLRNDGSDEQLTDPVVDAKTSVHSRPHKRNEQITRSAGSGTATQKPSRRQVKQSDTTDADRTKLFAEVLDGADENVSRETLTDTTPSHSAETSGNTGKTTADTPELVPVPGAAYAEIPIDQIMPNTKQPRSVFDEEDLEELSASIREVGVLQPVIVRPVLPGSVPEEKLDEYPGARFELIMGERRLRASSLAGRETIPAIVRQTEDDHLLRDALLENLHRAQLNPLEEASAYAQLMADFGATQEELSKRIARSRPQIANTLRLLKLPPKVQTKVAAQVISAGHARALLSLESAEDMERLADRIVSEGLSVRTTEELVRLGKIKKPQPQRARIHKTTSPLGEQVVAKLQDLYDTRVTISEGRTKGKIIIEFAGQDDLLRIADLIGH